In the genome of Microcoleus vaginatus PCC 9802, the window TATTATTTCCCCTCCATCGACCGCAATAAAATTAGTTGGTAGTGAGGACTTTAACCCTCATAAAACTCGCTCGTACTTCCGTCGTCACTACAAAGTTTATAACGGTTATAATACCCGATTTTCTATCCTAACTGAGACTATTTCTCGCGACTCCGACGCTCTAACTCTTTAATTCCTCTCAGAACAAACAGCGACATTAAAGCGCCAATTAATGCCAGTTGCCACAACCCGCATCCTGCCGCAGTTCCTAAAGCTGCTGACACCCAAATAGCGGCGGCAGAGGTGAGCCCGTGAACTTCCACTTTGCCTATTTCCTCTTGATTTTGCCGCAGGATTTCTCCGCCTCCCAAAAACCCAATCCCGGCAGCAATGCCTTGAATTACGCGCCCAAAAGCCTCTCCTCCACTTTCATTTTTACCCATTGCTAGTGGTATTAAAACAAACAGCGCAGAACCCATACTTACTAGCATATGAGTTCTTAACCCCGCTGGTTTGTGTCTGAGTTGGCGCTCCCATCCAATAATTCCGCCAACGAACATGGCTAGGCACAACCTTAATAGTAGGCCTAGCCAATGATCGGGAGACCACAAGTTAGCGATCGACAATGTTTTACTGCAAATAATTAATCCGAAGATTCCAATATTAGCGGAGTACGATGTCCGATCGCAATCTCACTGCCAAATCTTGTTCCGGGCGAATCACGAGTACGTCAACGCTGCGTCGCCCCAACAATACTCCAGCTATAGCGCCGATCCCAGCGCCTCCCAATACTTCTTCAGTGGCGATCGCTTTGTCACCGGTAATGCCTGCTAGTGCTGCTGCTGCTGCTGCACCCAATGCTGCACCTTGCGCTAATGAACCTGTGCCAGCACCTTTTTGGACTCTTTCGG includes:
- a CDS encoding MgtC/SapB family protein, whose protein sequence is MSIANLWSPDHWLGLLLRLCLAMFVGGIIGWERQLRHKPAGLRTHMLVSMGSALFVLIPLAMGKNESGGEAFGRVIQGIAAGIGFLGGGEILRQNQEEIGKVEVHGLTSAAAIWVSAALGTAAGCGLWQLALIGALMSLFVLRGIKELERRSREK